In the genome of Actinomadura luzonensis, the window AGCGCAAGCTGCTGCGCCGCACCCTGCTGCTGGCCGCGGCCCCGCTGGGCCTGGTCCCGCTGGTGCTGCTGCGCGACCTGGACAACAGCAGGATGCCGGGCGCGAAGTTCAACAAGATGCTGCGCCACACCGTCTGGGGCGAGAAGAACAAGGAGGGCAAGCCGCTCAGGCTCGTCGTCGAGGGCACCGGCCAGCCCATCAGGGCCGCCGACTTCAACTCGCCCGGCGGCATCCTGTCGGTCGTCCCCGAGGGCTACGAGCACGACCTCAACGCCCTCGCCAAGGCCACGCTCATCCTGATCAAGTTCCGGCCGGAGGAGATCAAGGGCGGGGTCAACAAGAACTGGATCCACGACGGCATCGTCGCGTACTCCAAGATCTGCACCCACGTGGGCTGCCCGGCGGCCCTGTACGAGCAGAACACCCACCACATCCTCTGCCCGTGCCACCAGTCGACGTTCGACGCCGCCGACGGCGCGAAGGTCATCTTCGGCCCGGCCGCCCGGCCGCTGCCGCAGCTGCCGATCACCGTCGACGAGCAGGGCTACCTCATCGCCCAGAGCGACTTCCACGTGCCCGTCGGCCCCAGCTACTGGGAACGCGGCGACGCGGAGGCAGAGGCCAGGAAGGGGAGCCAGGCATGAGCGCCGGCGAACTGAACAACGTGCCCAAGGGCATCGCGGGGCCGTCGAGCTGGCTCGACGACCGGCTCGGCGGCGCCAACTTCCTCAAGCGCAACCTGCGCAAGATCTTCCCCGACCACTGGTCGTTCCTGCTGGGCGAGATCGCGCTCTACTCCTTCGTCATCCTGCTGCTGACCGGCACGTTCCTGACGCTCTGGTTCAAGCCCAGCATGATGGAGATCGCCTACGACGGCCCGTACGCGCCGCTCAAGGGCGTCATGATGTCCGAGGCCTACGCCTCGTCGCTGGAGATCAGCTTCGAGGTCCGGGGTGGTCTGCTCATCCGGCAGATGCACCACTGGGCGGCCCTGCTGTTCGTCGGCGGCATGATGATCCACATGCTGCGGGTGTTCTTCACCGGCGCCTACCGCAAGCCGCGTGAGATCAACTGGCTGATCGGCGTGCTGCTGCTGACGCTGGCCCTGTTCGAGGGCCTCACCGGCTACTCGCTGCCCGACGACCTGCTGTCCGGCGCCGGTCTGCGCATCACCGAGGGCGTGGCGATCTCGCTGCCGCTGGTCGGCACGTACATCACGTTCTTCCTGTTCGGCGGCGAGTATCCGGGCGAGGACGTCATCCCGCGCTTCTACTCGCTGCACATCCTGCTCATCCCGGGCATCCTGCTGGCGCTGGTCTCGGCCCACATGGTGCTCATGTGGGTGCAGAAGCACACGCAGATGCCGGGCAAGGGCCGCAAGAACACGAACGTGGTCGGCGCGCCGTTCTACCCGGCCTTCATGGCCAAGGCGGGCGCGTACTTCCTGTTCACGCTGGCCGTGGTCGCGGGCCTGGCGACGTTCACCCAGATCAACCCGATCTGGCTGTTCGGTCCCTACACCCCGGCCGACATCTCGGCCGGCTCGCAGCCCGACTTCTACATGGGCTTCCTGGAGGGCTCGCTGCGGCTCATGCCGCCGTGGGAGTGGAACATCTTCGGCACGGCCCACGCGGGCACGCTGCCGCTGAGCGTCATCATCCCGGCGCTGGTGCCGCTCGGCATCATCATGACGGGCCTGGCGCTCTACCCGTTCCTCGAACAGTGGGTGACCGGTGACCGGCGCGAGCACCACGTCGCCGACCGCCCGCGCAACAACCCGCACCGCACCTCCATCGGCATCTCGGCCATCACGTTCTACGGCCTGCTGTGGCTGCTCGGCGCGAACGACGAGATCGCGGCGAACTTCCACATCAGCCTCAACTGGACGACCTACATCGGCCGGGCGCTGATCTTCATCGGCCCGGCGCTGGCCTACCTGATCACCTA includes:
- the qcrB gene encoding cytochrome bc1 complex cytochrome b subunit; this encodes MSAGELNNVPKGIAGPSSWLDDRLGGANFLKRNLRKIFPDHWSFLLGEIALYSFVILLLTGTFLTLWFKPSMMEIAYDGPYAPLKGVMMSEAYASSLEISFEVRGGLLIRQMHHWAALLFVGGMMIHMLRVFFTGAYRKPREINWLIGVLLLTLALFEGLTGYSLPDDLLSGAGLRITEGVAISLPLVGTYITFFLFGGEYPGEDVIPRFYSLHILLIPGILLALVSAHMVLMWVQKHTQMPGKGRKNTNVVGAPFYPAFMAKAGAYFLFTLAVVAGLATFTQINPIWLFGPYTPADISAGSQPDFYMGFLEGSLRLMPPWEWNIFGTAHAGTLPLSVIIPALVPLGIIMTGLALYPFLEQWVTGDRREHHVADRPRNNPHRTSIGISAITFYGLLWLLGANDEIAANFHISLNWTTYIGRALIFIGPALAYLITYRMCLGLQRSDAAVISHGVESGVIKRLPHGEFIEVHTPPADDIEAHVRGKQPVLTLPVQEDSAGIPPKGMRGPLGRLRARMSRAYGGEKIPLDDGHGHGHGDGEHAAIGSGGDDDRSLTH
- the qcrA gene encoding cytochrome bc1 complex Rieske iron-sulfur subunit, with product MTDNEHEIEQPDERVPKRVIGTPAPGTSMLGAAEPADAAGKDVPGVTLQDEAKARKAEKIVALCFTITFLAAVAFIISYVVFQVGTPETTGVSNLALGSSLTVAILALAVGIVVWVRMIMPKYALIQERHEMASAEPDREIVADTFVQGANESGFVKRKLLRRTLLLAAAPLGLVPLVLLRDLDNSRMPGAKFNKMLRHTVWGEKNKEGKPLRLVVEGTGQPIRAADFNSPGGILSVVPEGYEHDLNALAKATLILIKFRPEEIKGGVNKNWIHDGIVAYSKICTHVGCPAALYEQNTHHILCPCHQSTFDAADGAKVIFGPAARPLPQLPITVDEQGYLIAQSDFHVPVGPSYWERGDAEAEARKGSQA